A section of the Streptomyces sp. Je 1-369 genome encodes:
- the atpA gene encoding F0F1 ATP synthase subunit alpha — translation MAELTIRPEEIRDALENFVQAYKPDAASREEVGTVTLAGDGIAKVEGLPSAMANELLKFEDGTLGLALNLEEREIGSIVLGEFSGIEEGQSVTRTGEVLSVAVGEGYLGRVVDPLGNPIDGLGEIETSGRRALELQAPTVMQRKSVHEPMETGYKAVDAMTPIGRGQRQLIIGDRQTGKTALAVDTIINQRENWRSGDVNKQVRCIYVAIGQKGSTIASVRGALEEAGALEYTTIVAAPASDPAGFKYLAPYTGSAIGQQWMYEGKHVLIVFDDLSKQADAYRAVSLLLRRPPGREAYPGDVFYLHSRLLERCAKLSDELGKGSMTGLPIVETKANDVSAFIPTNVISITDGQCFLESDLFNAGQRPALNVGISVSRVGGSAQHKAMKQVSGRLRVDLAQFRELEAFAAFGSDLDAASKAQLERGQRMVELLKQPQYEPMATENQVVSVWAGTTGRMDDVPVVDIRRFESELLSYLHQGEKGLMTSIKEGGKMSDDTLQAVGDAIEKFKKQFKTSDGKLLGEDAPAAAK, via the coding sequence ATGGCGGAGCTCACGATCCGGCCGGAGGAGATCCGGGACGCGCTGGAGAACTTTGTCCAGGCGTACAAGCCGGACGCGGCCTCGCGCGAGGAGGTCGGTACGGTCACCCTTGCCGGCGACGGCATCGCGAAGGTCGAGGGCCTGCCCTCGGCCATGGCCAACGAGCTGCTGAAGTTCGAGGACGGGACCCTCGGTCTCGCGCTGAACCTGGAAGAGCGCGAGATCGGTTCGATCGTCCTCGGTGAGTTCAGCGGTATCGAGGAAGGCCAGTCGGTCACCCGCACCGGCGAGGTGCTGTCGGTCGCCGTGGGCGAGGGCTACCTCGGCCGCGTCGTCGACCCGCTCGGCAACCCGATCGACGGCCTCGGCGAGATCGAGACCAGCGGTCGTCGTGCCCTTGAGCTGCAGGCCCCCACGGTCATGCAGCGCAAGTCGGTGCACGAGCCGATGGAGACCGGCTACAAGGCCGTCGACGCGATGACCCCGATCGGCCGCGGCCAGCGTCAGCTGATCATTGGTGACCGCCAGACCGGCAAGACCGCCCTGGCCGTCGACACGATCATCAACCAGCGCGAGAACTGGCGCTCGGGCGACGTGAACAAGCAGGTGCGCTGCATCTACGTCGCCATCGGTCAGAAGGGTTCCACCATCGCCTCCGTGCGCGGTGCCCTCGAAGAGGCCGGCGCGCTGGAGTACACGACCATCGTCGCCGCCCCGGCGTCCGACCCGGCGGGCTTCAAGTACCTGGCGCCCTACACCGGCTCGGCCATCGGCCAGCAGTGGATGTACGAGGGCAAGCACGTCCTCATCGTCTTCGACGACCTCTCGAAGCAGGCCGACGCCTACCGCGCCGTGTCCCTGCTGCTCCGCCGCCCGCCGGGGCGCGAGGCCTACCCGGGTGACGTCTTCTACCTGCACTCGCGTCTGCTCGAGCGCTGCGCGAAGCTCTCGGACGAGCTGGGCAAGGGCTCGATGACCGGTCTGCCGATCGTCGAGACGAAGGCGAACGACGTGTCGGCGTTCATCCCGACCAACGTCATCTCCATCACCGACGGCCAGTGCTTCCTGGAGTCGGACCTCTTCAACGCCGGTCAGCGCCCCGCGCTGAACGTCGGTATCTCCGTCTCCCGTGTCGGTGGTTCCGCGCAGCACAAGGCGATGAAGCAGGTCTCGGGCCGCCTCCGCGTGGACCTCGCCCAGTTCCGTGAGCTCGAGGCGTTCGCCGCCTTCGGTTCCGACCTGGACGCCGCGTCGAAGGCCCAGCTCGAGCGCGGCCAGCGCATGGTCGAGCTGCTCAAGCAGCCGCAGTACGAGCCGATGGCGACCGAGAACCAGGTCGTCTCCGTGTGGGCCGGTACCACCGGTCGCATGGACGACGTGCCGGTCGTCGACATCCGTCGCTTCGAGAGCGAGCTCCTCTCCTACCTGCACCAGGGTGAGAAGGGCCTCATGACCTCCATCAAGGAGGGCGGCAAGATGTCGGACGACACGCTGCAGGCCGTCGGCGACGCCATCGAGAAGTTCAAGAAGCAGTTCAAGACCTCGGACGGGAAGCTTCTCGGCGAGGACGCCCCCGCCGCTGCCAAGTGA
- a CDS encoding F0F1 ATP synthase subunit gamma, which yields MGAQLRVYKRRIRSVTATKKITKAMEMIAASRVVKAQRKVAASTPYATELTRAVTAVGTGSNTKHPLTTEAETATRTAVLLLTSDRGLAGAFNSNAIKAAEQLTERLEAEGKEVDTYIVGRRGLAHYNFRERKVVESWSGFTDEPTYADAKKVAVPLIEAIEKETAEGGVDELHIVYTEFVSMMTQTAVDGRLLPLSLEEVAEESKSGKDEILPLYDFEPSAEDVLDALLPRYVESRIYNAMLQSAASKHAATRRAMKSATDNAGDLINSLSRLANAARQAEITQEISEIVGGTAALADATAGSDK from the coding sequence ATGGGAGCCCAGCTCCGGGTCTACAAGCGTCGCATCCGATCCGTCACCGCGACCAAGAAGATCACCAAGGCGATGGAGATGATCGCCGCCTCGCGTGTCGTCAAGGCGCAGCGCAAGGTGGCGGCCTCCACGCCGTACGCGACCGAGCTCACCCGGGCGGTCACGGCGGTCGGCACTGGTTCGAACACGAAGCACCCGCTGACCACCGAGGCGGAGACGGCGACCCGTACCGCGGTTCTGCTCCTCACGAGCGACCGCGGACTGGCCGGCGCCTTCAACTCCAACGCCATCAAGGCCGCGGAGCAGCTCACCGAGCGCCTCGAGGCCGAGGGCAAGGAGGTCGACACGTACATCGTCGGCCGCCGTGGTCTGGCCCACTACAACTTCCGCGAGCGCAAGGTCGTGGAGTCGTGGTCGGGCTTCACCGATGAGCCCACGTACGCGGACGCCAAGAAGGTCGCGGTGCCGCTGATCGAGGCCATCGAGAAGGAGACGGCGGAGGGCGGCGTGGACGAGCTCCACATCGTCTACACCGAGTTCGTCTCGATGATGACGCAGACGGCCGTCGACGGCCGCCTGCTGCCGCTCAGCCTCGAGGAGGTGGCGGAGGAGTCGAAGTCCGGCAAGGACGAGATTCTGCCGCTGTACGACTTCGAGCCGTCGGCGGAGGACGTCCTCGACGCCCTGCTGCCGCGGTACGTCGAGAGCCGTATCTACAACGCGATGCTCCAGTCGGCTGCTTCCAAGCACGCCGCCACGCGCCGCGCGATGAAGTCGGCGACCGACAACGCCGGGGATCTGATCAACAGCCTCTCCCGGCTTGCCAACGCGGCCCGCCAGGCCGAAATCACCCAGGAAATCAGCGAGATCGTCGGCGGCACAGCAGCCCTGGCCGACGCGACCGCGGGGAGTGACAAGTAA
- the atpD gene encoding F0F1 ATP synthase subunit beta, whose protein sequence is MTTTVETAVATGRVARVIGPVVDVEFPVDAMPEIYNALHVQVDDPSTEGAKKTLTLEVAQHLGDGVVRAISMQPTDGLVRQAPVTNTGKGISVPVGDVTKGRVFNTLGEVLNDDPSSVAEAERWTIHRKAPAFDQLESKTEMFETGLKVVDLLTPYVKGGKIGLFGGAGVGKTVLIQEMIVRVAKLHDGVSVFAGVGERTREGNDLMVEMEEAGVLDKTALVFGQMDEPPGTRLRVALAGLTMAEYFRDVQKQDVLFFIDNIFRFTQAGSEVSTLLGRMPSAVGYQPNLADEMGLLQERITSTRGHSITSMQAIYVPADDLTDPAPATTFAHLDATTVLSRPISEKGIYPAVDPLDSTSRILDPRYIAQDHYNCAMRVKGILQKYKDLQDIIAILGIDELSEEDKLVVARARRVERFLSQNTHAAKQFTGVDGSDVSLEESIAAFNAICDGEYDHFPEQAFFMCGGLEDLKKNAKELGVS, encoded by the coding sequence ATGACGACCACTGTTGAGACGGCCGTTGCCACGGGCCGCGTCGCCCGGGTCATCGGCCCGGTCGTCGACGTGGAGTTCCCCGTCGACGCGATGCCGGAGATCTACAACGCCCTGCACGTCCAGGTCGACGACCCGTCGACCGAGGGCGCGAAGAAGACGCTGACCCTCGAGGTCGCCCAGCACCTGGGCGACGGCGTGGTCCGCGCGATCTCGATGCAGCCCACCGACGGCCTGGTCCGCCAGGCCCCGGTCACCAACACCGGCAAGGGCATCTCGGTGCCGGTCGGCGACGTGACCAAGGGCCGTGTGTTCAACACCCTCGGTGAGGTGCTGAACGACGACCCGTCCTCGGTCGCCGAGGCCGAGCGCTGGACGATCCACCGCAAGGCCCCGGCCTTCGACCAGCTCGAGTCCAAGACCGAGATGTTCGAGACCGGCCTGAAGGTCGTCGACCTTCTCACCCCGTACGTCAAGGGTGGAAAGATCGGTCTGTTCGGTGGTGCCGGTGTCGGCAAGACCGTTCTGATCCAGGAAATGATCGTCCGTGTGGCCAAGCTGCACGACGGTGTCTCCGTCTTCGCCGGTGTCGGCGAGCGTACCCGTGAGGGCAACGACCTCATGGTCGAGATGGAGGAAGCCGGCGTTCTGGACAAGACCGCGCTGGTGTTCGGCCAGATGGACGAGCCGCCGGGCACGCGTCTGCGCGTCGCCCTGGCCGGTCTGACCATGGCGGAGTACTTCCGCGATGTGCAGAAGCAGGACGTGCTGTTCTTCATCGACAACATCTTCCGCTTCACGCAGGCCGGTTCCGAGGTCTCGACCCTGCTCGGCCGCATGCCTTCCGCGGTGGGCTACCAGCCGAACCTGGCCGACGAGATGGGTCTCCTCCAGGAGCGCATCACGTCGACCCGTGGTCACTCGATCACCTCGATGCAGGCGATCTACGTCCCCGCGGACGACCTGACCGACCCGGCCCCGGCCACCACGTTCGCCCACCTCGACGCGACGACGGTGCTTTCCCGTCCGATCTCCGAGAAGGGCATCTACCCGGCCGTGGACCCGCTGGACTCCACGTCCCGCATCCTGGACCCGCGCTACATCGCGCAGGACCACTACAACTGCGCCATGCGCGTCAAGGGGATCCTCCAGAAGTACAAGGACCTCCAGGACATCATCGCGATCCTCGGTATCGACGAGCTCAGCGAAGAGGACAAGCTCGTCGTCGCCCGTGCCCGTCGCGTGGAGCGCTTCCTGTCGCAGAACACCCACGCCGCCAAGCAGTTCACCGGTGTGGACGGCTCGGACGTGTCCCTCGAGGAGTCGATCGCGGCGTTCAACGCGATCTGCGACGGTGAGTACGACCACTTCCCCGAGCAGGCCTTCTTCATGTGCGGTGGTCTTGAGGACCTCAAGAAGAACGCCAAGGAGCTCGGCGTCTCCTGA
- a CDS encoding F0F1 ATP synthase subunit epsilon: MAAELHVELVAADRSVWSGEATLVVARTTSGDIGVMPGHQPLLGVLESGPVTIRTSDGGTVVAAVHGGFISFADDKLSLLAEIAELSDEIDVQRAERALERAKGEADASAERRADVRLRAVATR; encoded by the coding sequence TTGGCTGCTGAGCTGCATGTCGAGCTGGTCGCAGCGGACCGCAGTGTCTGGTCCGGTGAGGCCACCCTGGTCGTCGCGCGCACCACGTCCGGCGACATCGGCGTCATGCCCGGTCACCAGCCGCTGCTCGGTGTGCTGGAATCGGGCCCGGTGACCATTCGTACGAGTGACGGCGGCACGGTCGTGGCCGCTGTCCACGGAGGATTCATCTCCTTCGCGGACGACAAGCTGTCGCTGCTGGCCGAGATCGCGGAGCTGTCCGACGAGATCGACGTCCAGCGTGCGGAGCGGGCGCTGGAGCGCGCGAAGGGCGAGGCCGACGCCTCGGCCGAGCGTCGCGCCGACGTCCGACTGCGTGCGGTGGCGACGCGCTGA
- a CDS encoding DUF2550 domain-containing protein has translation MILTLLVCGLALIVLVLVGLFVFGLRRRLIQRSGGTFDCSLRWDAPEKGDTSGKGWGYGVARYNGDRVEWFRVFSYAPRPRRVLERSAIEVVDRRAPDGEEELALLSDAIVLGCLHRGTRLELAMSEDALTGFLAWLEAAPPGQRVNVA, from the coding sequence ATGATCCTCACTCTGCTCGTGTGCGGACTAGCTTTGATCGTGCTGGTGTTGGTGGGGCTCTTCGTCTTCGGCCTGCGGCGCCGGCTCATCCAGCGCTCCGGCGGCACGTTCGACTGCAGCCTGCGGTGGGACGCCCCCGAGAAGGGCGACACCTCCGGCAAAGGCTGGGGGTACGGGGTCGCCCGCTACAACGGTGACCGCGTCGAGTGGTTCCGCGTCTTCTCCTACGCTCCCCGGCCGCGCCGGGTTCTCGAGCGCTCCGCCATCGAGGTCGTGGACCGCCGCGCCCCGGACGGCGAGGAGGAGCTCGCCCTGCTCTCCGACGCGATCGTCCTTGGCTGCCTGCACCGCGGCACCCGCCTGGAACTGGCGATGAGCGAGGACGCCCTGACGGGTTTCCTGGCGTGGCTGGAAGCGGCCCCGCCGGGCCAGAGAGTGAATGTGGCCTAG
- a CDS encoding glycosyl hydrolase family 18 protein, with protein sequence MAGVTTLFLPLATLVALGGPADAAPEAAPEATATYAKTQDWGGGFEGKWTIKNTGTTTLSSWNVQWDFPSDTKVTSAWDATVTNSGTRWTGKNLGWNGTLAPGASVSFGFNGTGPGAPSKCTLNGGSCDGGSVPGDNPPSAPGTPTASGITDTGVKLDWKAATDDKGVKNYDVLRDGAKVATVTGTSYSDSGLTAGTDYSYSVQARDTADQTGPASDAVKVRTTGGGGPDPEPGDKVKLGYFTEWGVYQRNYHAKNIATSGSAGKITHINYSFGNVQGGKCTMGDAYAATDKAYTADQSVDGVADTWDQPLRGNFNQLRKLKAKYPNIKILWSFGGWTWSGGFTDAMKNPAAFAKSCHDLVEDPRWADVFDGIDLDWEYPNACGLSCDTSGPAVFKNMMQAFRNEFGSKNLVTAAITADGSSGGKIDAADYGGASQYADWYNVMTYDFFGAWAAKGPTAPHSPLTSYPGIPQDGFNSAAAISKLKAKGVPSAKLLLGIGFYGRGWTGVTQKEPGGTATGAAPGAYEAGIEDYKVLKNSCPSNGTIAGTAYAHCGTNWWSYDTPSTVRSKMAWAKDQKLGGAFFWEFSGDTSNGELVTAINDGLK encoded by the coding sequence GTGGCGGGGGTGACGACCCTGTTCCTCCCGCTCGCCACCCTCGTCGCCCTCGGCGGCCCCGCCGACGCGGCGCCCGAGGCCGCCCCCGAGGCCACCGCCACGTACGCCAAGACCCAGGACTGGGGCGGCGGCTTCGAAGGCAAGTGGACGATCAAGAACACCGGCACCACCACGCTCAGCTCCTGGAACGTCCAGTGGGACTTCCCCTCCGACACGAAGGTGACCTCGGCCTGGGACGCCACCGTCACCAACTCCGGAACCCGCTGGACCGGCAAGAACCTCGGCTGGAACGGGACGCTCGCCCCCGGCGCCTCGGTCTCCTTCGGGTTCAACGGCACCGGCCCCGGCGCCCCCTCCAAGTGCACGCTGAACGGCGGCAGCTGCGACGGCGGCAGCGTCCCCGGCGACAACCCGCCGAGCGCCCCCGGCACCCCGACCGCGTCCGGCATCACCGACACCGGTGTGAAGCTGGACTGGAAGGCCGCCACCGACGACAAGGGCGTCAAGAACTACGACGTCCTGCGCGACGGCGCGAAGGTCGCCACGGTCACCGGCACCTCGTACAGCGACAGCGGTCTGACCGCGGGCACCGACTACTCGTACAGCGTCCAGGCCCGTGACACCGCCGACCAGACGGGTCCCGCCAGCGACGCCGTCAAGGTCCGCACCACCGGTGGCGGCGGCCCCGACCCCGAGCCCGGCGACAAGGTCAAGCTCGGCTACTTCACGGAGTGGGGCGTCTACCAGCGCAACTACCACGCGAAGAACATCGCGACCTCCGGCTCGGCCGGCAAGATCACGCACATCAACTACAGCTTCGGCAACGTCCAGGGCGGCAAGTGCACCATGGGCGACGCCTATGCGGCGACCGACAAGGCGTACACCGCCGACCAGTCCGTGGACGGCGTCGCCGACACCTGGGACCAGCCGCTGCGCGGCAACTTCAACCAGCTGCGCAAGCTGAAGGCGAAGTACCCGAACATCAAGATCCTCTGGTCCTTCGGCGGCTGGACCTGGTCCGGCGGCTTCACCGACGCCATGAAGAACCCGGCGGCATTCGCCAAGTCCTGTCACGACCTGGTCGAGGACCCGCGCTGGGCCGACGTCTTCGACGGCATCGACCTGGACTGGGAGTACCCGAACGCCTGCGGTCTGTCCTGTGACACCAGCGGCCCCGCCGTCTTCAAGAACATGATGCAGGCGTTCCGCAACGAGTTCGGCTCCAAGAACCTCGTCACGGCCGCGATCACCGCGGACGGCTCCAGCGGCGGCAAGATCGACGCGGCCGACTACGGCGGCGCCTCGCAGTACGCCGACTGGTACAACGTGATGACGTACGACTTCTTCGGCGCCTGGGCGGCGAAGGGCCCGACGGCCCCGCACTCCCCGCTCACGTCCTACCCGGGCATCCCGCAGGACGGCTTCAACTCCGCGGCGGCGATCTCCAAGCTCAAGGCGAAGGGCGTGCCCTCCGCGAAGCTCCTGCTCGGCATCGGCTTCTACGGCCGCGGCTGGACCGGCGTGACGCAGAAGGAGCCGGGCGGTACGGCGACGGGTGCGGCGCCCGGAGCATACGAGGCGGGCATCGAGGACTACAAGGTCCTCAAGAACTCCTGCCCGTCCAACGGCACGATCGCGGGCACGGCGTACGCCCACTGCGGCACGAACTGGTGGTCCTACGACACGCCGTCCACCGTCCGCTCCAAGATGGCGTGGGCCAAGGACCAGAAGCTCGGCGGTGCGTTCTTCTGGGAGTTCAGCGGTGACACGTCCAACGGTGAGTTGGTGACTGCGATCAACGACGGCCTGAAGTAG
- a CDS encoding response regulator translates to MIRVLVAEDQSAVRAGLVLILRSASDIEVVGEAADGEEAVALARELRPDLVLMDIQMPRLDGVSATRQVVAEQLADVLVLTTFDLDEYVFGALRAGASGFLLKNTEAKDLIEGVRTVARGEGLIAPAVTRRLISEFAAPAKPVRDENAPDPAILDSLTRREREVLSCIGEGMSNAEIAARLAMAEATVKTHVSRMLGKLELRSRVQAAVLAQELGV, encoded by the coding sequence ATGATCCGGGTACTGGTCGCCGAGGACCAGTCGGCCGTGCGCGCGGGACTTGTCCTGATCCTGCGCAGCGCGTCCGACATCGAGGTCGTCGGTGAGGCGGCGGACGGCGAGGAGGCGGTCGCGCTCGCCCGCGAACTCCGCCCCGACCTGGTCCTGATGGACATACAGATGCCGCGCCTCGACGGGGTGTCGGCGACCCGGCAGGTCGTCGCCGAGCAGCTCGCGGACGTACTCGTCCTGACCACCTTCGACCTCGACGAGTACGTGTTCGGGGCGTTGCGGGCGGGCGCGTCCGGGTTCCTCCTGAAGAACACGGAGGCGAAGGACCTCATCGAAGGCGTCCGTACGGTCGCGCGCGGCGAGGGCCTGATCGCGCCCGCCGTGACCCGTCGGCTGATCTCCGAGTTCGCCGCTCCGGCGAAGCCCGTACGCGACGAGAACGCGCCGGACCCCGCGATCCTGGACAGCCTCACGCGGCGGGAGCGCGAGGTGCTCTCCTGCATCGGTGAGGGGATGTCGAACGCCGAGATCGCGGCCCGTCTCGCGATGGCGGAGGCGACGGTGAAGACGCACGTCAGCCGCATGCTGGGCAAGCTGGAGCTGCGCAGCCGGGTGCAAGCCGCGGTGCTGGCGCAGGAGTTGGGCGTCTGA
- a CDS encoding sensor histidine kinase, translating into MALSLPRPQRVDVQIAAASLLCGLALWALGLRSQTDRPLGNHWSLLPLFALAGLELLRSTKPQFALVTATFALVADQFTAGNLASILMFTDIMYAAVVYGTPAAARRIPITSGVITVAVTVAFLAWWQDPQAVLLGVATGIVAFTPAATGVLVRNHREATAAAKLRAEQTALLAEMDRVQAVGAERARMARELHDMVANHLSAIAIHSTAALSLDDPKTSQDALGVIRENSVEGLAEMRRLIGILRDQTGDLEPAAAPTLDGLAALVAGARTNGLDVTLDDARPGDGPKLPAPVELAAYRIVQESLTNALKHASPGLVTVALAQRPRALTVRVTSPYGDPSGPRAPGSGAGLVGMRERTDLLGGTFESGPESTPDGKVWSVFATLPVDPADEGAKE; encoded by the coding sequence ATGGCCCTGTCCCTGCCCCGCCCGCAACGCGTCGACGTGCAGATCGCCGCGGCCAGCCTGCTCTGCGGGCTGGCGCTGTGGGCGCTCGGGCTGCGCTCGCAGACCGACCGGCCGCTCGGCAACCACTGGTCGCTGCTGCCGCTCTTCGCCCTTGCGGGGCTCGAACTACTGCGCAGCACCAAGCCGCAGTTCGCCTTGGTCACGGCCACGTTCGCGCTGGTGGCCGACCAGTTCACGGCGGGCAACCTCGCGTCGATCCTGATGTTCACGGACATCATGTACGCGGCTGTCGTGTACGGGACACCGGCTGCCGCCCGACGTATCCCGATCACGTCCGGCGTCATCACGGTGGCCGTGACCGTGGCATTCCTCGCCTGGTGGCAGGACCCGCAGGCCGTCCTCCTCGGCGTCGCAACCGGCATCGTGGCCTTCACGCCCGCCGCCACCGGCGTCCTGGTGCGCAACCACCGGGAGGCCACCGCCGCGGCGAAGCTGCGGGCCGAGCAGACCGCGCTGCTCGCCGAGATGGACCGGGTCCAGGCCGTCGGCGCCGAGCGCGCCAGGATGGCCAGGGAGCTGCACGACATGGTCGCCAACCACCTCTCGGCGATCGCCATCCACTCGACGGCCGCACTCTCCCTCGACGACCCCAAGACCAGCCAGGACGCCCTCGGCGTGATCCGGGAGAACAGCGTCGAGGGGCTGGCGGAGATGCGCCGCCTCATCGGCATCCTGCGCGACCAGACCGGCGACCTGGAGCCCGCGGCCGCGCCCACCCTGGACGGCCTCGCCGCCCTCGTCGCGGGCGCCCGCACCAACGGCCTCGACGTCACGCTCGACGACGCCCGCCCCGGGGACGGGCCGAAGCTGCCCGCGCCGGTGGAGCTCGCGGCGTACCGCATCGTGCAGGAGTCCCTGACGAACGCCCTCAAGCACGCGTCCCCCGGCCTGGTCACCGTGGCCCTCGCACAGCGGCCGCGCGCCCTCACCGTCCGCGTCACCTCCCCGTACGGGGACCCCTCCGGGCCGCGCGCCCCCGGCTCCGGCGCCGGCCTCGTCGGCATGCGCGAGCGCACCGATCTGCTCGGCGGCACCTTCGAATCGGGCCCCGAGAGCACCCCTGACGGCAAGGTCTGGAGCGTCTTCGCGACCCTGCCCGTCGATCCAGCGGACGAAGGAGCCAAGGAATGA
- a CDS encoding cob(I)yrinic acid a,c-diamide adenosyltransferase produces the protein MVNLTRIYTRTGDRGTTALGDMSRTAKTDLRISAYADANEANAAIGTAIALGQLDAEVVKVLVRVQNDLFDVGADLSTPVVEDPKYPPLRVEQSYIDKLESDCDRFLEELEKLRSFILPGGTPGAALLHQACTVVRRAERSTWAAFEVHGDTMNPLTATYLNRLSDLLFILARAANKAVGDVLWVPGGER, from the coding sequence ATGGTCAATCTGACGCGCATCTACACCAGGACCGGCGACCGGGGCACGACGGCCCTCGGGGACATGAGCCGCACCGCCAAGACCGATCTGCGCATCTCGGCGTACGCCGACGCCAACGAGGCCAACGCGGCCATCGGCACGGCGATCGCGCTCGGACAGCTCGACGCGGAGGTGGTGAAGGTCCTCGTACGCGTCCAGAACGACCTCTTCGACGTGGGCGCCGACCTGTCCACGCCGGTCGTCGAGGACCCGAAGTATCCGCCGCTGCGCGTCGAGCAGTCCTACATCGACAAGCTGGAGTCGGACTGCGACCGCTTCCTGGAGGAGCTGGAGAAGCTGCGCAGCTTCATCCTGCCGGGGGGCACGCCCGGCGCGGCGCTGCTGCACCAGGCGTGCACGGTGGTGCGGCGCGCCGAGCGGTCGACGTGGGCGGCCTTCGAGGTTCACGGCGACACGATGAACCCGCTGACCGCGACCTACCTCAACCGCCTCTCCGACCTCCTCTTCATCCTCGCCCGGGCGGCGAACAAGGCGGTCGGGGACGTGCTGTGGGTGCCGGGCGGCGAGCGGTAG
- a CDS encoding ABC transporter permease, translating to MPALLADTALIFGRYARQTLRSKFQILFGVLTPLLYLLFFGPLLTDLPLGSDGDSWQVLVPGLLLQLGLFGATFSGFALIIEKQFGVVERMRVTPVSRLALLLGRILRDAALFVFQAVLLVLASLAMGLRAPLGGVLIGFAFVGLLTAGLASLSYALAMKVDKPHEFGPAVNAVSMPSMLLSGLMLPMALAPAWLDVLSHFMPFRYLVDAVRAGYVGDYATTTMLYGVLMALAFVLLSVTVGTRVFKRAGA from the coding sequence ATGCCTGCACTGCTCGCCGACACCGCCCTGATCTTCGGGCGGTACGCCCGGCAGACCCTGCGCTCCAAGTTCCAGATCCTGTTCGGCGTCCTCACCCCGCTGCTCTACCTCCTCTTCTTCGGCCCGCTCCTCACCGACCTGCCGCTCGGCTCCGACGGCGACTCCTGGCAGGTGCTCGTACCGGGACTGCTGCTCCAACTCGGCCTGTTCGGCGCCACCTTCAGTGGGTTCGCGCTCATCATCGAGAAGCAGTTCGGCGTGGTGGAGCGGATGCGGGTGACACCCGTGAGCCGTCTCGCGCTGCTCCTCGGGCGGATCCTGCGCGACGCCGCGCTCTTCGTCTTCCAGGCGGTGCTGCTCGTGCTCGCCTCGCTGGCGATGGGGCTCAGGGCGCCGCTCGGCGGCGTCCTCATCGGCTTCGCGTTCGTGGGGCTCCTGACCGCCGGGCTCGCCTCGCTCTCGTACGCGCTGGCCATGAAGGTCGACAAGCCGCACGAGTTCGGTCCCGCCGTCAACGCGGTGAGCATGCCCTCGATGCTGCTCTCCGGCCTGATGCTGCCGATGGCGCTCGCACCGGCCTGGCTCGACGTCCTCTCCCACTTCATGCCGTTCCGCTACCTCGTCGACGCGGTGCGCGCGGGATACGTGGGCGACTACGCGACGACGACGATGCTGTACGGCGTCCTGATGGCCCTCGCCTTCGTCCTGCTCTCCGTGACGGTGGGCACACGTGTCTTCAAGAGAGCCGGAGCCTAA
- a CDS encoding ABC transporter ATP-binding protein yields the protein MAIISTSGLARTFRTKGGPVEAVRGIDLRVEPGEILGFLGPNGAGKTTTLRMLTTLLPPTGGAATVAGRDLAKDPAGVRERIGYVAQSGGVDLSISVREELITQGRLYRLTKAQAAARAEELAHDLGLTELMERPCAALSGGQRRRLDIALGLTHRPEVLFLDEPTTGLDPGSRADLWQLVRKLRDDHGTTVFLTTHYLDEADALSDRLVVVDKGVVVAEGTPSALKLRYGGSIDATLQDTFLAITGRDIAPQSPTDTTPVAV from the coding sequence ATGGCAATCATCAGCACCTCCGGGCTCGCCCGGACCTTCCGGACCAAGGGCGGCCCCGTCGAGGCCGTGCGCGGCATCGACCTGCGCGTCGAGCCCGGCGAGATCCTCGGCTTCCTCGGGCCGAACGGCGCGGGCAAGACGACGACCCTGCGCATGCTGACCACGCTGCTCCCGCCCACCGGCGGCGCCGCCACCGTCGCGGGCCGCGACCTGGCGAAGGACCCCGCAGGGGTGCGCGAGCGGATCGGCTACGTCGCCCAGTCCGGCGGCGTCGACCTGAGCATCTCCGTACGCGAGGAACTCATCACCCAGGGCCGCCTCTACCGCCTGACGAAGGCTCAGGCGGCCGCCCGGGCGGAGGAGCTGGCCCACGACCTCGGCCTGACCGAACTGATGGAGCGGCCCTGCGCCGCCCTCTCCGGCGGCCAGCGCAGGCGGCTCGACATCGCCCTGGGGCTCACCCACCGGCCCGAGGTGCTCTTCCTCGACGAGCCGACCACCGGACTCGACCCGGGCAGCCGGGCCGACCTGTGGCAGCTGGTGCGCAAGCTGCGCGACGACCACGGCACGACCGTCTTCCTCACCACGCACTACCTCGACGAGGCCGACGCCCTCTCCGACCGCCTGGTCGTCGTCGACAAGGGCGTCGTCGTCGCCGAAGGCACACCGAGCGCGCTGAAGCTGCGGTACGGCGGCTCGATCGACGCCACCCTCCAGGACACCTTCCTCGCCATCACCGGGCGCGACATCGCGCCCCAGTCCCCCACGGACACGACTCCCGTCGCCGTCTGA